The Vicia villosa cultivar HV-30 ecotype Madison, WI linkage group LG1, Vvil1.0, whole genome shotgun sequence genome includes a region encoding these proteins:
- the LOC131603385 gene encoding F-box/kelch-repeat protein At3g06240-like: MFLPHELIIEILLRLPVKSLIRFKSVSSVGYDSASVSLSLDYMFLEDFTDFEVKGSCRGFILICSSLNIYIWNPTTGVHKQIPLSPFGSNVDSNLDNEYFYGFGYDHSTEDYLVVLMSYHYSDDPTLHLEYFSLKANTWKEVKGPHFPYSSEIEPTGGCLYKGAIHWLAYRYDLQTDVIVAFDLMEKKLSYMPLPHPLQCGGLWVYGEYLSVYTENDTDDEVEIWVMKEYKVNSSWTLVLTIDLSVCPNVAFSPLCCTKSGDIIGAGERDRLVKYDKNGQFLEKHSYPKYDLICKMTMYIDSLLSLPSDGDNKQA; the protein is encoded by the exons ATGTTTCTGCCACATGAATTGATTATCGAAATCTTACTGAGGTTGCCGGTAAAGTCTCTTATACGTTTCAAGTCTGTTT CATCGGTTGGCTATGACAGCGCTTCTGTTTCACTCAGCCTTGATTATATGTTTCTAGAGGACTTTACAGATTTTGAAGTTAAAGGGTCATGTAGAGGTTTCATACTTATATGCAGTTCCTTAAACATCTATATATGGAATCCAACCACTGGAGTTCACAAACAAATACCTTTATCTCCTTTTGGTTCCAATGTTGATTCCAATTTAGACAATGAATATTTCTATGGTTTTGGGTACGACCATTCAACCGAAGATTACTTGGTTGTTTTAATGTCCTATCATTATTCGGATGATCCTACATTACACTTGGAGTACTTCTCATTGAAAGCTAATACATGGAAAGAAGTTAAGGGTCCTCACTTCCCTTATAGCTCCGAGATTGAGCCCACAGGTGGGTGTCTATACAAGGGAGCTATTCATTGGTTGGCTTATCGTTATGATTTACAAACTGATGTTATTGTTGCATTTGATTTAATGGAAAAGAAACTTTCATATATGCCTTTGCCACATCCTTTGCAATGTGGTGGTTTGTGGGTATATGGAGAATATCTCAGCGTATATACTGAGAATGATACTGATGATGAAGTTGAAATATGGGTCATGAAAGAATACAAAGTGAACTCCTCTTGGACTCTTGTTCTTACTATTGATCTCAGCGTTTGCCCAAATGTGGCCTTTTCTCCATTGTGCTGTACAAAAAGTGGTGATATAATTGGGGCAGGTGAACGCGATAGATTGGTGAAGTATGATAAAAATGGGCAATTTCTAGAGAAACATTCTTATCCTAAATACGATCTTATATGCAAAATGACTATGTATATAGATTCTCTGCTTTCACTCCCAAGTGATGGTGATAACAAGCAAGCTTGA